The following proteins are encoded in a genomic region of Synechococcus sp. ROS8604:
- a CDS encoding ClC family H(+)/Cl(-) exchange transporter: MTAASDLKEKQDPSGSSRSIRRLLERRWLVVVLALMFTGLGAALTGVLFKLGIKVLGAWRLELLADLPAWAVLPGLGATGGLVSGLLVSRLAPSAGGSGITHIMGFLKHRAVPMGLKVGLVKLIAGIVAIGSGFPLGPEGPAVQMGGSVAWQLARWLRAPAAFRRVLVAAGGGAGIAAVFHAPIGGFFYAIEELLHSVRPVVMLLVIVTTFLADAWADVLGLAGLSTGGSGLNTGLGFQLEKEYEPLVSFLPIDLGYLIGLGVVVGVLAELYCRYVLAMQKQGHRWFGDRLVLRMVISGALLGGVYSCLPSEFHNLQGLQDLIGDGKADIPMALGTFVVLFFSTGLAAASGAPGGLFFPMLTLGGAIGLACGIWVEALTGHVPSTYVFAGMGAFVASCSRTPITAMFLAFALTKDLLVLKPILVACLASFLIARLFDHRSIYERQMGLEFLEEDHLQAENERRAQRHP; this comes from the coding sequence ATGACAGCAGCTAGCGACCTAAAAGAAAAACAAGATCCATCCGGTTCGAGTCGGAGCATTCGCCGGCTGCTGGAACGCCGCTGGCTAGTGGTTGTGCTCGCCTTGATGTTCACGGGGCTTGGCGCAGCCCTCACCGGAGTGTTGTTCAAGTTGGGCATCAAAGTTTTAGGGGCCTGGCGCCTGGAACTGCTGGCAGACCTACCGGCTTGGGCCGTTCTGCCTGGCTTAGGCGCAACAGGTGGTTTGGTATCCGGATTGCTTGTGTCTCGGCTGGCACCCTCAGCAGGTGGATCCGGAATCACCCACATCATGGGATTCCTGAAACATCGGGCCGTCCCGATGGGTCTCAAGGTGGGCTTGGTCAAGCTGATAGCCGGAATTGTCGCCATCGGCAGTGGTTTCCCCCTCGGGCCGGAAGGTCCCGCTGTTCAGATGGGGGGATCGGTGGCCTGGCAACTTGCCCGTTGGCTAAGAGCACCTGCGGCATTCCGTCGCGTGCTCGTCGCCGCGGGCGGTGGAGCAGGGATTGCGGCTGTGTTTCATGCTCCGATTGGCGGATTTTTCTACGCCATTGAGGAATTACTGCACTCCGTAAGGCCAGTCGTAATGCTGCTGGTGATCGTCACCACCTTTTTGGCAGATGCCTGGGCGGATGTGTTGGGGCTCGCGGGTTTAAGCACGGGTGGTAGCGGGCTGAACACTGGCCTTGGCTTTCAGCTGGAGAAGGAATACGAACCGCTGGTGAGTTTTTTACCCATCGATCTGGGCTACCTGATCGGACTGGGCGTTGTTGTGGGTGTGTTGGCCGAGCTGTATTGCCGCTATGTCCTCGCCATGCAGAAACAAGGTCATCGTTGGTTTGGCGACCGCCTCGTGCTGCGGATGGTGATCAGCGGAGCCCTACTAGGGGGGGTGTATTCGTGTCTCCCCTCCGAATTTCACAACCTTCAAGGCTTACAAGACCTCATCGGTGATGGGAAAGCGGATATTCCAATGGCGCTCGGCACCTTTGTGGTGCTGTTTTTCAGTACGGGATTAGCAGCAGCGTCTGGTGCACCTGGAGGCTTGTTTTTCCCAATGCTCACCCTGGGCGGTGCCATCGGCCTCGCCTGTGGGATTTGGGTGGAAGCACTCACCGGCCACGTCCCCAGCACCTATGTCTTTGCAGGGATGGGCGCCTTCGTGGCCAGTTGTTCGCGCACGCCGATCACGGCCATGTTTTTGGCCTTCGCCTTAACGAAGGACTTGTTAGTCCTGAAACCAATTCTGGTGGCCTGCTTGGCGAGTTTTCTGATCGCACGCCTGTTTGATCACCGCTCGATCTACGAACGACAGATGGGGCTTGAGTTTCTGGAAGAAGATCACCTCCAAGCTGAGAACGAACGGCGAGCGCAGCGGCATCCATAG
- a CDS encoding radical SAM protein — MGDAWALLNRETLLFEPAAPEAGALKTVLAFPSTYTVGITSLGYQLVWASLAMRSDLDVRRLFTDQGDPQHRRCDLFGLSLSWELDGPVLLDLLEQQRIPLWSHERGDQDPIVFGGGPVLTANPEPLAPFFDVVLLGDGEELLPTFIDAVQQTRDEPRHKRLRHLAQIPGIYVPDLHAPQFSADGALLGIKPREADLPERIAKQTWRGNSLSHSTVITPEAAWPDIHMVEVVRSCPELCRFCLASYLTLPFRTPSLDDGLIPAVEKGLQATRRLGLLGASVTQHPQFSDLLQWLDQDRFDDLRVSVSSVRAATVTPQLAGTLSRRGSKSVTIAIESGSDRMRRVVNKKLSREEINDAARYAKEGGLKSLKLYGMVGLPTEQDDDVEATADLLLDLKKQTPGLRFTLGVSTFVPKAHTPFQWQGVRPEADKRLKRLAKRLKPKGVELRPESYGWSMIQALLSRSDRRLAPVIAAVRGSQESLGGWKKAYRAARSEELPAASSAGVALPPPPAWEEVVHHTWADHQILPWCHLDGPLPSDTLLKHQRQALSPENASESAPDSV, encoded by the coding sequence ATGGGTGATGCATGGGCGCTGCTGAACCGCGAAACCCTTCTGTTTGAACCTGCTGCACCCGAAGCAGGTGCACTGAAAACAGTGCTGGCCTTTCCCAGCACTTACACCGTGGGCATCACCAGCCTTGGCTACCAACTCGTCTGGGCCAGCTTGGCCATGCGCTCCGACCTCGATGTCAGGAGGCTGTTTACCGATCAGGGAGATCCGCAACACCGTCGCTGTGATCTGTTTGGACTGTCCCTGAGCTGGGAACTCGATGGACCTGTTCTGTTGGATCTCCTCGAGCAACAACGCATTCCCCTTTGGAGCCATGAACGGGGTGATCAGGATCCAATCGTGTTTGGTGGCGGTCCCGTTTTAACCGCCAACCCCGAACCCCTGGCCCCATTTTTTGATGTCGTGCTGCTTGGGGATGGAGAAGAGCTGCTGCCCACCTTCATCGATGCCGTCCAGCAGACGCGAGACGAACCCCGTCACAAGCGGCTTCGTCACCTCGCGCAGATCCCCGGCATCTACGTGCCCGATCTTCATGCTCCGCAGTTCAGTGCCGACGGTGCCCTGCTGGGCATCAAACCCAGAGAGGCCGATCTACCGGAGCGAATCGCGAAGCAAACCTGGAGGGGCAACAGCCTCAGCCATTCCACGGTGATCACCCCTGAGGCCGCCTGGCCCGACATTCACATGGTGGAGGTGGTGCGCAGCTGCCCGGAACTGTGTCGCTTTTGCTTGGCGAGTTATCTCACCTTGCCCTTCCGAACCCCGTCTCTTGATGACGGCCTCATTCCTGCCGTTGAGAAAGGGCTTCAGGCAACCCGTCGTCTTGGCTTGCTCGGTGCCTCCGTCACCCAACATCCCCAGTTCAGCGATTTGCTGCAATGGCTGGATCAAGACCGCTTTGATGATTTACGGGTCAGTGTGAGCTCCGTACGAGCGGCCACCGTGACCCCGCAACTAGCGGGAACCTTGAGTCGCCGCGGTAGCAAGTCGGTCACGATCGCGATCGAAAGCGGAAGTGATCGGATGAGACGCGTCGTGAATAAGAAACTCAGCCGCGAGGAAATCAACGACGCAGCCCGGTACGCCAAAGAAGGGGGACTGAAAAGCCTCAAGCTCTACGGAATGGTGGGACTTCCCACGGAACAGGACGACGACGTCGAGGCCACCGCCGATCTGCTGCTGGATCTGAAAAAACAAACTCCAGGCCTGCGCTTCACCTTGGGCGTGAGCACCTTCGTTCCTAAAGCCCACACACCCTTTCAGTGGCAAGGGGTCAGGCCAGAAGCTGACAAACGCCTCAAACGACTCGCCAAACGCCTCAAACCCAAGGGTGTGGAACTCCGGCCTGAAAGCTACGGCTGGAGCATGATCCAGGCCCTGCTCTCCCGCAGTGATCGTCGCCTAGCACCAGTGATCGCCGCGGTGAGGGGCTCGCAAGAGAGTCTTGGTGGTTGGAAAAAGGCCTATCGAGCCGCACGGTCGGAGGAATTACCTGCCGCTAGCTCTGCCGGAGTGGCGTTGCCCCCGCCCCCCGCCTGGGAGGAGGTGGTTCATCACACCTGGGCCGATCACCAGATTCTTCCCTGGTGTCATCTCGATGGTCCCCTGCCCAGCGACACGCTTCTCAAGCATCAACGTCAAGCGCTGAGTCCAGAGAACGCTTCTGAAAGCGCTCCTGATTCGGTCTGA
- a CDS encoding O-antigen ligase — translation MIQRIDASRPPQASRWGWRCFQIGLFLLPSSALLASLLLFPSLLMSSWRSERPFWRDPWNAPLFLASLLMVIGCFGSYSGSLAWVGMGNWLPFFWAFWGFQPYVSSAEARRRSALWFVAGSFPVVLTGLGQLWWGWQGPWQVLGGSIIWFMTPGGEPEGRLSGLFDYANIAAAWLALVWPLALAALIQPGLSKLRRSVVLGLVAAFVTALVLTESRNGWGALVLALPIVLGPISWPWLVPLLVAGLGLLTVSVVPGVPLLIQAPARSLVPEAIWGRLSDSQHAGERVLASTRLSQWGVAVQLIAERPWLGWGAAAFSVIYPLRTGKWHGHAHNLPLELAIAHGLPVAGLVAGLVLALLIVALRRGLTRLFDRAWWAAVLILMVLHGTDLPFFDSRVNIAGWILLAGLRCLLRPNQERFQKRSLDSALDVDA, via the coding sequence GTGATCCAGCGCATCGATGCATCCCGCCCGCCCCAAGCGTCGCGCTGGGGTTGGCGATGTTTCCAGATTGGCTTGTTCTTGCTGCCCTCTTCGGCGCTGCTGGCCAGCTTGTTGTTGTTTCCCTCTCTGCTCATGAGCAGTTGGAGGAGTGAGCGTCCGTTTTGGCGTGACCCCTGGAACGCGCCTTTGTTTTTGGCGTCCTTGTTGATGGTGATTGGATGCTTCGGCTCCTATTCCGGGTCCCTGGCCTGGGTCGGCATGGGGAACTGGTTGCCTTTCTTTTGGGCGTTTTGGGGGTTTCAGCCCTACGTCAGTTCGGCTGAGGCACGCCGTCGTTCTGCGCTTTGGTTCGTGGCCGGTAGCTTCCCCGTGGTGTTGACAGGTTTGGGACAACTTTGGTGGGGCTGGCAAGGTCCCTGGCAAGTCCTGGGTGGTTCGATTATCTGGTTCATGACTCCTGGTGGTGAACCGGAGGGTCGCCTGTCTGGACTGTTTGATTACGCCAATATCGCTGCAGCCTGGTTGGCCCTGGTTTGGCCGTTGGCGCTTGCAGCACTGATTCAACCGGGCCTGAGCAAGCTGCGGAGAAGTGTTGTTCTTGGTTTGGTGGCCGCTTTTGTGACGGCCCTTGTGCTCACCGAGTCGAGGAATGGCTGGGGCGCGTTGGTGCTGGCGCTTCCGATCGTGTTGGGTCCGATCAGCTGGCCTTGGCTGGTGCCACTGCTGGTGGCTGGCCTTGGGCTGTTGACTGTCTCTGTTGTTCCTGGGGTGCCGTTGTTGATTCAGGCCCCCGCGCGCTCGTTGGTGCCAGAGGCGATCTGGGGAAGGCTCAGTGATAGCCAGCACGCTGGTGAGCGCGTTCTTGCCTCCACGCGCCTGAGTCAGTGGGGTGTGGCGGTTCAGTTGATCGCTGAGAGGCCCTGGCTGGGATGGGGGGCAGCGGCTTTTTCGGTGATTTATCCGCTCAGAACGGGGAAATGGCATGGCCATGCTCACAACCTTCCCCTTGAACTGGCCATTGCCCATGGCTTACCGGTGGCGGGTTTGGTGGCAGGGCTGGTTTTGGCTTTGTTGATCGTGGCGCTCCGTCGTGGGCTCACACGATTGTTTGATCGTGCCTGGTGGGCAGCGGTGCTGATTTTGATGGTGCTGCATGGGACCGATTTGCCGTTTTTTGATAGCCGCGTGAATATTGCTGGCTGGATTTTGCTGGCTGGATTGCGCTGCTTGCTCAGACCGAATCAGGAGCGCTTTCAGAAGCGTTCTCTGGACTCAGCGCTTGACGTTGATGCTTGA
- the purU gene encoding formyltetrahydrofolate deformylase: MNGSTVILQLICPDRSALVSELAGWVAANGGNIRHADHHTDSGAGLFLSRIEWELDGFGLPRHAIEPAVSALAERLGGEAQLHFSDELPRVAIFVSKQSHCLLDLLWRSRSGELPMEVALVISNHPDLEPLCGDFGGRFVHVPVTPATKRDAENRVLDLLEEQSIELAVLAKYMQVLSGDFLERFSQVINIHHSFLPAFKGAQPYHRAWDRGVKLIGATAHYVTEDLDDGPIIEQATLSVSHRDEVEDLIRKGRDTERLALARALRLHLCRQVMVYRGRTAVFA, from the coding sequence GTGAACGGCTCAACGGTCATCCTTCAACTGATCTGTCCTGATCGGTCAGCACTTGTGAGTGAGCTGGCTGGTTGGGTTGCGGCCAACGGCGGCAATATTCGTCACGCTGACCACCACACCGACTCGGGTGCAGGGTTGTTTTTAAGTCGGATTGAGTGGGAGCTTGATGGATTCGGGTTGCCTCGGCACGCGATTGAGCCTGCGGTTTCTGCCCTTGCGGAGCGGCTCGGCGGTGAGGCCCAGCTCCATTTCTCCGATGAGTTGCCCCGTGTTGCGATCTTTGTGAGTAAGCAGAGCCACTGTCTGCTGGATTTGCTTTGGCGCTCTCGCAGCGGTGAATTGCCGATGGAGGTTGCGTTAGTGATCTCCAATCATCCCGATTTGGAGCCACTGTGTGGTGATTTTGGTGGGCGATTTGTGCACGTACCGGTCACTCCAGCAACCAAGCGGGACGCGGAAAACCGCGTTCTTGACCTTCTTGAAGAGCAAAGCATTGAACTCGCTGTGTTGGCGAAATACATGCAAGTGCTGAGTGGCGATTTTTTAGAGCGCTTCTCCCAGGTGATCAATATCCATCACTCGTTCTTGCCTGCGTTTAAAGGTGCTCAGCCGTATCACCGCGCCTGGGACCGAGGCGTGAAGTTGATCGGTGCCACGGCGCATTACGTCACCGAAGACTTAGATGATGGTCCGATCATTGAGCAGGCCACCCTGTCTGTGAGTCATCGCGATGAGGTGGAGGATTTGATTCGTAAGGGCCGGGACACGGAGCGATTGGCCTTGGCCCGGGCTCTGCGCTTGCATCTCTGCCGGCAGGTCATGGTGTATCGCGGCCGGACGGCGGTGTTCGCGTGA
- the psbQ gene encoding photosystem II protein PsbQ — translation MLSALRRLAAFCLCVCLCFGLAACSGNGNAKPATISPEDMAVIRRQAEGFTQAQERLPDLAALVNQRDWTFTRNLIHGPMQEVGREMLYINQRLLPNDRAEANKLATKLKEALADVDEAARLQDGTRLQKSYTSVATGFANYARVIPAEALS, via the coding sequence ATGCTGAGCGCCCTGCGTCGCCTCGCTGCGTTTTGCCTCTGCGTGTGCCTCTGCTTCGGCCTCGCGGCCTGCAGCGGCAATGGCAATGCCAAGCCCGCAACGATTAGCCCTGAAGACATGGCAGTCATCCGTAGGCAAGCCGAGGGATTCACGCAAGCCCAGGAACGTCTCCCAGATCTGGCAGCCCTTGTTAATCAGCGCGATTGGACCTTTACCCGCAACCTGATTCACGGACCCATGCAAGAGGTCGGTCGCGAGATGCTGTACATCAATCAGCGCCTCCTTCCAAACGACCGGGCTGAAGCCAACAAGTTGGCAACAAAGCTCAAAGAAGCTCTCGCTGATGTGGATGAGGCCGCCCGTCTCCAAGACGGAACACGCTTGCAAAAGTCCTACACATCCGTTGCAACGGGTTTTGCTAATTACGCCCGCGTCATTCCCGCCGAAGCATTGAGCTGA
- a CDS encoding FAD-binding oxidoreductase produces the protein MIGAGAVGAGTAWHLARQGHTVTLIDPSLDAPIQRSNDLDQSLNGTTASLGVLMGNVFRRSSGRAWRLRQRSMELWPQWVERLNHPESPLQLHSSLIQLASDPVEAERMEALANQRHNLGLESFSSVSTESHPVPWPNPGHGGLLSKHDGRIDPLALQRALRRSLKAEKVGLLPARVTKLHRTSIGGENRWHLELGTDRTIDCAVVVLCAALASALLLQPLGHDYPMEAVLGQVLDLQVSAPSKAWDHWPAVLVCNGVNLIRHGNNRLWLGATLEQGEEPSTEEPAIMRRLDGLAPHWLQQAEVIDQWHGLRARPSGQPAPLLEVLEPGLILASGHYRNGVLLAPATADWVGQQISVFIGL, from the coding sequence GTGATTGGTGCTGGTGCCGTCGGCGCCGGCACGGCTTGGCATCTGGCCCGTCAAGGACACACCGTCACGTTGATCGACCCGTCCTTAGACGCGCCGATTCAGCGCAGCAACGACCTTGACCAATCCCTCAATGGCACGACCGCTTCGCTTGGCGTGCTGATGGGGAACGTTTTTCGTCGATCAAGCGGACGTGCTTGGCGCCTGCGTCAACGCAGCATGGAGCTTTGGCCTCAATGGGTGGAGAGGCTGAATCATCCGGAGTCGCCCCTGCAGCTCCACTCATCTCTGATCCAACTGGCTTCTGACCCTGTGGAGGCAGAACGCATGGAGGCTTTGGCCAATCAACGCCATAACCTTGGGCTCGAAAGCTTCAGCTCAGTGAGCACGGAGTCCCATCCAGTCCCCTGGCCCAATCCTGGGCATGGAGGATTGCTTTCCAAACATGACGGGCGGATTGATCCCCTTGCCCTGCAACGGGCGCTGAGACGCAGCCTCAAGGCAGAAAAGGTCGGGCTTCTACCGGCTCGCGTGACAAAACTCCATCGAACGAGCATCGGGGGGGAAAACCGCTGGCACCTGGAGCTGGGCACAGACCGCACCATCGACTGCGCCGTTGTTGTGCTCTGCGCAGCCTTGGCCAGTGCGTTGTTGCTCCAACCTCTTGGGCACGACTATCCAATGGAGGCAGTGCTTGGCCAGGTGCTGGATCTTCAAGTCTCGGCCCCCAGCAAGGCATGGGATCACTGGCCAGCAGTGCTGGTTTGCAATGGAGTCAATCTGATTCGCCATGGCAACAACCGTCTTTGGCTTGGAGCAACCCTGGAACAAGGCGAGGAACCTTCCACTGAGGAGCCTGCGATCATGCGGCGATTGGATGGCCTGGCACCCCACTGGCTGCAACAGGCCGAGGTGATCGATCAATGGCATGGCCTCAGGGCCAGACCCTCTGGACAGCCAGCACCATTGCTCGAGGTGTTGGAGCCAGGCTTGATTTTGGCCAGCGGGCATTATCGAAACGGAGTTCTTTTGGCGCCTGCTACGGCAGACTGGGTTGGTCAGCAAATCTCAGTCTTTATTGGTCTTTGA
- the pstS gene encoding phosphate ABC transporter substrate-binding protein PstS, with translation MRRRFLNPSSTALISVAAAFSLAACSSSDQETGKQQGRLSAAGASFPAAIYQRWFQDLAPQGIQVNYQSVGSGAGVRQFTAGTIDFGASDKPMQAEAIAKVSRGVVQIPMTAGAIAVAYHNPGCELKLTREQLAGIFLGKIRDYKELGCQSKAIKVVHRSDGSGTTYNFTKHLSAISPEWSNAVGASKSVQWPTGVGAKGNEGVAAQLTQIDGGIGYVELAYVKGDLQAAAIQNGSGEKVVPTNATANRALGSIDLGPNLIGSNANPENGYPIVTFTWVLAYANGNGANTDVLKSTFDYMLSEESQAKAPELGYISLPPEVIVQAKAAANTIKE, from the coding sequence ATGCGTCGCCGTTTCTTGAACCCCTCAAGTACTGCACTGATCAGCGTTGCTGCCGCGTTCAGTCTTGCTGCCTGCTCCTCGAGCGATCAGGAAACTGGCAAACAACAAGGCCGACTATCAGCCGCAGGGGCATCGTTTCCCGCTGCGATTTACCAACGCTGGTTCCAAGATCTGGCACCTCAAGGAATTCAGGTCAATTACCAATCCGTTGGATCAGGTGCAGGAGTCCGTCAATTCACTGCAGGCACCATTGACTTCGGCGCTTCTGACAAGCCAATGCAAGCCGAAGCCATTGCCAAAGTGAGTCGCGGCGTCGTCCAGATCCCGATGACAGCAGGCGCCATCGCGGTGGCCTATCACAATCCAGGCTGTGAATTGAAGCTCACGCGAGAGCAACTTGCTGGAATCTTTTTAGGCAAGATTCGTGATTACAAGGAGTTGGGCTGCCAATCCAAAGCCATCAAAGTGGTGCATCGCTCCGATGGCTCTGGCACCACTTACAACTTCACAAAGCACCTTTCTGCCATCAGTCCGGAATGGAGCAACGCTGTAGGCGCCAGTAAATCTGTTCAATGGCCTACAGGCGTCGGAGCCAAAGGGAACGAGGGTGTCGCCGCTCAACTCACCCAGATTGATGGTGGGATTGGCTACGTCGAGCTGGCCTATGTCAAAGGGGATTTACAAGCGGCTGCCATTCAAAACGGCTCCGGAGAGAAAGTGGTGCCAACCAATGCCACGGCAAATCGTGCCCTGGGTTCCATCGACCTCGGGCCCAATCTCATCGGTAGCAATGCCAATCCAGAGAACGGATATCCCATCGTGACCTTCACCTGGGTACTGGCTTACGCCAACGGCAACGGAGCCAACACGGATGTACTCAAATCAACCTTTGATTACATGTTGTCGGAGGAATCACAGGCGAAAGCACCCGAACTGGGCTACATCTCCCTTCCTCCAGAGGTGATCGTTCAAGCCAAAGCAGCGGCTAACACGATTAAGGAGTAA
- the dnaK gene encoding molecular chaperone DnaK, which translates to MGKVVGIDLGTTNSCVSVMEGGKPTVIANAEGFRTTPSVVAYTKNQDQLVGQIAKRQAVMNTDNTFYSVKRFIGRRVDEVNDESKEVSYSVEKAGSNVKVKCPVLDKQFAPEEVSAQVLRKLAEDAGKYLGETVTQAVITVPAYFNDSQRQATKDAGKIAGLEVLRIINEPTTAALAYGLDKKSNERILVFDLGGGTFDVSVLEVGDGVFEVLSTSGDTHLGGDDFDKVIVDHLADSFKSNEGIDLRQDKQALQRLTEAAEKAKIELSSATQSEINLPFITATPEGPKHLDLTLTRGKFEELASKLIDRCRIPVEQALKDAKLSSSELDEIVMVGGSTRIPAVLELVKRTTGKDPNQTVNPDEVVAIGAAIQGGVLAGEVKDILLLDVTPLSLGVETLGGVMTKMITRNTTVPTKKSETYSTAVDGQTNVEIHVLQGEREMASDNKSLGTFRLDGIPSAPRGVPQIEVTFDIDANGILSVTAKDKGSGKEQSISITGASTLSDNEVEKMVKDAESNASADKEKREKIDLKNQAETLVYQAEKQLAELGDKVDADAKSKVEEKSTKLKEATEKEDFDSMKTLLEELQQELYTVGASVYQQAGAEAAASGDDGAAAGNSGDGSSNAGDDVIDAEFTETK; encoded by the coding sequence ATGGGCAAAGTTGTCGGCATTGATTTAGGTACCACCAACAGTTGTGTCTCGGTGATGGAGGGCGGCAAGCCCACCGTGATCGCCAATGCTGAGGGCTTTCGCACCACGCCATCGGTGGTGGCCTACACAAAAAACCAGGATCAGCTGGTCGGTCAGATCGCCAAGCGTCAAGCGGTGATGAACACCGACAACACGTTTTATTCCGTCAAACGTTTCATCGGACGTCGTGTTGATGAAGTGAATGATGAATCCAAAGAGGTGAGTTATTCAGTCGAGAAGGCAGGTTCGAACGTCAAAGTTAAGTGTCCTGTTCTCGACAAGCAGTTCGCCCCTGAAGAGGTGAGTGCCCAGGTGCTGCGCAAGCTGGCTGAAGATGCAGGTAAGTACCTCGGTGAAACGGTGACCCAAGCGGTGATTACCGTGCCCGCCTATTTCAACGATTCTCAGCGCCAAGCCACGAAAGACGCCGGCAAGATCGCTGGCCTTGAAGTGCTGCGCATCATCAATGAGCCCACAACTGCGGCATTGGCTTACGGCCTCGATAAAAAGAGCAACGAACGCATTCTTGTCTTCGACCTTGGCGGCGGCACCTTCGATGTGTCTGTGCTCGAAGTCGGTGATGGCGTGTTTGAAGTGCTCTCCACTTCAGGTGACACCCATCTTGGCGGCGATGACTTCGACAAAGTGATTGTTGACCATCTCGCCGACAGCTTCAAATCCAACGAAGGCATTGATCTTCGTCAGGACAAGCAGGCTCTGCAGCGTCTGACTGAAGCGGCTGAGAAAGCGAAAATTGAGCTGTCGAGCGCGACCCAGAGCGAAATCAACTTGCCCTTCATTACGGCGACCCCTGAAGGACCCAAGCATCTCGATCTCACCCTGACGCGTGGCAAGTTTGAAGAGCTGGCTTCCAAGCTGATCGATCGTTGCCGCATCCCAGTTGAGCAGGCTTTGAAAGATGCCAAGCTTTCATCAAGTGAGCTTGACGAGATTGTGATGGTGGGTGGTTCCACCAGGATTCCGGCTGTGCTGGAACTTGTGAAGCGCACCACCGGTAAGGATCCCAATCAGACCGTGAACCCTGATGAGGTGGTGGCCATCGGAGCCGCCATTCAAGGCGGTGTTTTGGCCGGTGAAGTCAAGGACATCTTGCTCCTTGATGTCACGCCTCTATCCCTGGGCGTCGAGACGCTCGGGGGGGTGATGACGAAAATGATTACGAGGAACACCACCGTTCCAACCAAAAAATCTGAGACTTATTCCACAGCTGTGGACGGTCAAACCAACGTTGAGATTCACGTGCTCCAAGGTGAGCGCGAGATGGCCTCCGACAACAAGAGTCTTGGTACCTTCCGTCTGGATGGCATCCCCTCTGCCCCTCGCGGTGTGCCTCAGATCGAAGTCACGTTCGACATCGATGCCAATGGCATTTTGAGCGTGACTGCGAAGGACAAGGGCAGCGGCAAAGAGCAGTCGATTTCGATCACAGGCGCCTCCACCCTCTCTGACAATGAAGTCGAGAAGATGGTGAAGGATGCCGAGAGCAATGCCAGTGCTGATAAGGAGAAGCGCGAGAAGATTGACCTGAAGAATCAGGCTGAAACTCTTGTGTATCAAGCCGAAAAGCAACTGGCTGAACTTGGCGACAAGGTTGATGCCGACGCCAAGTCCAAGGTTGAAGAGAAGTCCACCAAGCTCAAGGAAGCGACGGAAAAAGAGGACTTTGATTCTATGAAGACCCTCCTTGAGGAGTTACAGCAGGAGCTTTACACCGTTGGTGCATCTGTTTACCAACAGGCGGGTGCTGAGGCAGCAGCTTCTGGTGATGATGGTGCCGCTGCTGGTAACTCTGGCGATGGATCCAGTAATGCTGGTGATGATGTCATTGACGCTGAATTCACAGAAACGAAGTAA
- a CDS encoding shikimate dehydrogenase, giving the protein MISGTTALVALLGQPVSHSLSPVMQNAALKAMGLDWSFMALPCSADVLASVLNGLEAVGCRGLNVTIPHKQAVSLLCKELSPLAQRLGAVNTLTPLPRGGWHGHNTDVEGFLAPLLQNHPDWSGRRAVVVGCGGSARAVVAGLQDVNPSEITIAGRRAETLEPFCSSLQQGSPTNAVQLQPLLNNDPQLQTRIQQADLVVNTTPIGMSSHQPDQGSALPLGEEIWNNLSAHTVLYDLIYTPRPTPWLQRGEALGCRTYDGLEMLVQQGAAALRRWSGIDEIPVDVMREAALKNLSHS; this is encoded by the coding sequence ATGATCAGCGGAACCACGGCACTGGTCGCACTGTTGGGACAACCAGTGAGCCATTCACTCTCACCGGTCATGCAAAACGCAGCCCTGAAGGCGATGGGACTCGACTGGAGCTTCATGGCACTGCCCTGCAGCGCTGATGTTCTCGCCAGCGTGCTCAATGGACTAGAGGCAGTGGGGTGCCGTGGGCTCAACGTCACCATCCCCCATAAACAGGCCGTCTCGCTGCTCTGTAAGGAACTCAGCCCGCTAGCGCAACGACTTGGGGCCGTAAACACGCTGACTCCTTTGCCCCGTGGTGGCTGGCACGGGCACAACACCGATGTAGAAGGCTTTCTCGCCCCGCTCCTACAAAATCATCCCGACTGGAGCGGAAGGCGAGCCGTGGTGGTGGGTTGTGGAGGAAGCGCCCGGGCGGTGGTAGCGGGTTTGCAGGACGTCAACCCAAGCGAAATCACAATCGCGGGGCGTCGGGCTGAAACACTCGAACCGTTTTGCAGCTCGCTCCAGCAAGGAAGTCCAACCAACGCTGTCCAGTTACAACCTCTTTTAAACAACGACCCACAACTGCAAACCCGAATTCAACAAGCAGATCTGGTGGTCAACACCACCCCGATTGGCATGAGCAGCCATCAGCCTGATCAAGGTTCCGCTCTGCCGCTTGGCGAAGAGATCTGGAACAACCTCTCTGCTCACACTGTGCTCTACGACCTGATCTACACACCACGACCCACGCCATGGCTGCAGCGCGGGGAAGCATTGGGCTGCCGCACCTATGACGGCCTAGAGATGCTTGTGCAGCAAGGGGCCGCCGCTCTTCGGCGTTGGAGTGGCATTGATGAGATTCCGGTGGACGTGATGCGGGAAGCAGCTCTCAAAAACCTGAGCCATTCCTAA